Proteins co-encoded in one Malus sylvestris chromosome 9, drMalSylv7.2, whole genome shotgun sequence genomic window:
- the LOC126581930 gene encoding glycogen synthase kinase-3 homolog MsK-3-like encodes MASVSVVPASGLREPSGNAAGVDNLPNEMNDMKIRDDKEMEATVVNGNGTEAGHIIVTTIGGKNGQPKQTISYMAERVVGHGSFGLVFQAKCLETGETVAIKKVLQDKRYKNRELQTMRLLDHPNIVSLRHCFFSTTEKDELYLNLVLEYVPETAHRVIKHYSKMNQRMPHIYVKLYFYQICRALAYIHNTIGVCHRDIKPQNLLVNPHTHQLKICDFGSAKVLVKGEPNISYICSRYYRAPELIFGATEYTTAIDIWSAGCVLAELLLGQPLFPGESGVDQLVEIIKVLGTPTREEIKCMNPNYTEFKFPQIKAHPWHKIFHKRMPPEAVDLVSRLLQYSPNLRSTALEALAHTFFDELRDPNARLPNGRFLPPLFNFKAHELKGVPAEMLVKLIPEHARKQCAFLGS; translated from the exons ATGGCTTCCGTAAGCGTGGTTCCTGCTTCTGGTCTAAGAGAGCCCAGTGGAAATGCAGCTGGTGTTGATAATTTGCCTAATGAGATGAATGACATGAAAATTAGGGATGACAAG GAAATGGAGGCAACTGTTGTTAATGGTAATGGAACGGAGGCAGGTCATATTATTGTGACAACTATTGGTGGAAAGAATGGCCAGCCAAAACAG ACAATCAGCTATATGGCTGAGCGTGTTGTTGGACATGGATCTTTCGGATTGGTTTTCCAG GCCAAGTGCTTAGAAACTGGTGAAACTGTTGCTATTAAAAAGGTTCTTCAAGACAAGAGGTACAAGAATCGGGAGTTGCAAACCATGCGTCTACTAGACCACCCAAACATTGTGTCTCTTAGACATTGTTTCTTTTCAACTACTGAAAAAGATGAGCTATATCTTAATCTCGTACTTGAGTATGTCCCCGAGACTGCCCATCGGGTGATCAAGCACTATAGTAAGATGAACCAGAGGATGCCCCATATATACGTTAAACTTTATTTTTACCAg ATTTGTAGAGCTCTTGCTTACATTCATAATACTATTGGAGTGTGCCACAGGGACATAAAGCCTCAAAATTTGTTG GTCAATCCACATACGCACCAGCTTAAAATCTGTGACTTTGGGAGTGCAAAAGTCTTG GTTAAAGGGGAACCCAACATATCTTACATCTGTTCTAGGTACTATCGAGCACCTGAACTTATATTTGGTGCAACCGAGTATACAACAGCCATTGACATCTGGTCCGCTGGCTGTGTTCTAGCTGAACTACTGCTTGGACAG CCCCTGTTTCCTGGAGAAAGTGGAGTAGACCAGCTTGTTGAAATAATCAAG GTTTTAGGTACCCCAACGAGGGAGGAAATAAAGTGCATGAACCCTAACTACACAGAGTTTAAGTTTCCCCAAATTAAAGCTCATCCGTGGCACAAG atATTCCACAAGCGGATGCCTCCGGAAGCTGTGGATCTCGTATCAAGGCTGCTTCAGTACTCTCCAAACCTTCGAAGTACAGCT TTGGAGGCCTTAGCTCATACCTTCTTTGACGAGTTGCGTGACCCTAACGCCCGCTTGCCAAATGGACGCTTCCTTCCCCCTTTGTTCAACTTTAAGGCTCATG AACTGAAGGGAGTACCCGCAGAAATGCTTGTTAAGCTGATCCCAGAGCACGCAAGAAAACAGTGCGCCTTCCTTGGGTCGTGA